ATCCACGAGCTGACTGCTTGATTAATAAAACGTTCAAGCGACACGTTATTCCCCTCCCTTACTACTGCTAGGTAATTCCTTCTCGAGAGTACGAATTTCATCTCGAATCTTAGCAGCTTTTTCAAATTCCTCTTGTTGAATTAACTCTTTTAGCTCATTTTTAAGATTTTCAACTTGCTTCTTGAGATGAATACTTCCACCAATTCTTTTTGGTATTTTACCGCTATGCGACCAATTTCCGCTGTGAAGTCGCCTTAAGACGGGTGGAAGCTGCTCCTTAAACGTTTCATAGCAATGGGCACATCCGAACCTTCCAACTTTAATAAATTGCGGAAATGTCATTGAACATTTATTACATTGAAGTACTTCTTCTTGATGGAATGTATTTTGATTTTGTTTTTGAACAGTAGGATCAATATTCAATAGACCCGCTAATAGGTTATTAAAAGTAAAGCCTGATCCACCATTAATCATAAACATCTCGCCCTTTTCTTGGGCACATTTTTCACAAAGGTTTACCTCGGTTTTTTCACCATTGATGATTTTTGTAAAATGGAGTGCGGCAGGCCTTTGATTACATTCCTGGCAAATCATTTTTATTTCACCTCTCTAGCTGGTATAAATTATTTATATTTCAATGATGTTAACATCGCTTTCAACATTCTTGCACGTAATTCGTCTCGGAATGGAAGATCAATATAAAGGACTGAACGGTCAATAACACTTAACATTATTTTTGCCTCTCGTTTTGTAATTATCTCCTCATGGACGAGTCTGTAAATTACATCCTCTGCCGTAGCTTGTGCGATACGATTTTCAATGAGCGACAACAAATGGTCAATTAAGTCGGCTAAATCATGGGACTGAACCTTCATGATTCGGATGTACCCGCCTCCCCCGCGTTTACTCTCTACGATATACCCTCGTTCAATGGTAAAGCGCGTATTAATGACATAATTTATTTGTGACGGTACACATTGAAATTTATCTGCTATTTCACTTCTCTTAATTTCAACGTGTTCCTTGTCACTCATTTCTAATACTTGTTTTAAATACTTTTCAATAATATCGGAGATGTTTCTCATCTTCCCACCTCCTTCTGACTTTGACTATATTTGACATTAATTATACTGAAAATTTTATGTAGTTGCAAACAACATGCTACTAATGATTTTCTCCATTTTTCGCATGTGTGAAACCTGTTTGGATTGATTAATTTGTTTTTAGGTAGTTAGTAATGGTAGGAAAGCTTTGTGGTTTTTGATTCCCTTTATCCTAGTAAAATGAAGTTTGAGGTAATCTAAAGGAGAGTTTGACTCCCTTTATCCTGGGAAAATCAAGTTTGAGGTAATCACAAGGAGGGTTTGGTTCCCTAATCCTTTAAAAGTCTAGTTTAACGG
This genomic stretch from Neobacillus niacini harbors:
- a CDS encoding CtsR family transcriptional regulator; the protein is MRNISDIIEKYLKQVLEMSDKEHVEIKRSEIADKFQCVPSQINYVINTRFTIERGYIVESKRGGGGYIRIMKVQSHDLADLIDHLLSLIENRIAQATAEDVIYRLVHEEIITKREAKIMLSVIDRSVLYIDLPFRDELRARMLKAMLTSLKYK
- a CDS encoding UvrB/UvrC motif-containing protein; translated protein: MICQECNQRPAALHFTKIINGEKTEVNLCEKCAQEKGEMFMINGGSGFTFNNLLAGLLNIDPTVQKQNQNTFHQEEVLQCNKCSMTFPQFIKVGRFGCAHCYETFKEQLPPVLRRLHSGNWSHSGKIPKRIGGSIHLKKQVENLKNELKELIQQEEFEKAAKIRDEIRTLEKELPSSSKGGE